In a genomic window of Sardina pilchardus chromosome 20, fSarPil1.1, whole genome shotgun sequence:
- the LOC134068175 gene encoding uncharacterized protein LOC134068175 has protein sequence MLRVSFGGVQKYIKLPELTFGDFLREVSLKFNIAEDRRLDIKVYDPSNTEVDCEVFEEIVKGFHGPFLVSLANEAPGNPQSTSSPCSIASDDTVILNFSLCDPAEEPVAAEGSQPKRPCRINYEAKALIEKILTTKPGGDRIMAEYAKTKSISDSTRRQFINILTAEMTETHGTSPPRSVKVMYAQGIVALFPYLEDPYSQNGYEHYYDPESGSGYLAWRLKTIQRKAAEERGPAVSKSLKVGGPGYGRTRPFTADKVLTDEEVECAIALLRHTADEETIREKMKVTFIYRHAMVNDDDKSAEVFSVFPRFLDTPGLIEQDFRLMFGEQTANKFLERWPTTFKAGVIKESHGLVPSTDLLDLMRNAETTTEVENGWDSDMSTIILLLHLLPPSAQGRKRPGRISASNAVDHLIKFLKTGTSVQQHLDNIAQSRQPYLLAQGPIKSSIHSFLIAIDKHALPCQATTSVGALDELFKAHYVFGTSYSPVLSNFFTFLQTSIFNIDVGKTKETPRIAELRARMVR, from the exons ATGCTGCGTGTCTCCTTTGGAGGAGTGCAGAAGTACATCAAGCTGCCTGAACTAACATTCGGTGATTTCTTGAGAGAAG TGAGTCTAAAATTTAACATCGCTGAAGACAGACGGTTGGACATCAAGGTTTATGACCCGTCTAACACAGAGGTGGACTGTGAGGTTTTTGAGGAGATCGTAAAAGGGTTCCATGGACCTTTCCTGGTTTCATTGGCCAATGAAGCACCTG GTAACCCTCAGTCCACGTCATCTCCATGCTCTATTGCATCTGACGACACAGTGATCCTCAACTTCTCGTTGTGTGACCCAGCTGAGGAGCCAGTTGCAGCCGAAGGAAGTCAACCTAAAAGGCCTTGCCGCATCAACTACGAAGCAAAagct CTGATTGAAAAAATCTTGACGACAAAGCCTGGAGGTGACCGTATCATGGCGGAGTATGCGAAAACAAAATCAATTTCAGATTCAACCAGAAGACAGTTCATCAACATACTTACTGCAGAGATGACGGAAACACATGG GACATCTCCGCCCCGGAGTGTAAAAGTGATGTATGCACAGGGGATTGTCGCTCTGTTTCCATATCTTGAAGACCCATATTCACAGAATGGCTAT GAACATTACTACGATCCAGAAAGTGGTTCAGGCTACCTTGCATGGCGGTTGAAGACAATTCAACGAAAAGCTGCTGAGGAAAGAGGTCCAGCAGTTAGTAAATCTCTTAAAG TGGGTGGGCCAGGCTATGGGCGTACTAGACCCTTTACTGCCGACAAAGTCCTGACTGACGAGGAAGTGGAATGCGCTATCGCTTTGTTGAGACACACTGCTGATGAGGAGACCATCCGTGAAAAGATGAAAGTCACTTTCATATACCGCCACGCCATGGTCAATGATGATGACAAATCAGCAGAGGTCTTCTCAGTATTTCCACGGTTCCTAGACACACCAGGACTG ATAGAACAAGATTTTAGACTGATGTTTGGTGAGCAGACTGCCAACAAGTTCCTGGAGAGGTGGCCTACCACTTTCAAAGCAGGAGTCATTAAGGAAAGCCATGGACTGGTCCCCTCTACAGACCTTCTTGATTTGATGCGCAACGCTGAGACAACTACTGAAGTTGAAAATG GCTGGGACAGTGACATGTCTACCATCATACTGCTGCTACATCTGCTACCACCATCTGCACAGGGACGAAAGAGGCCAGGGAGGATATCAGCATCTAATGCAGTTGATCACCTCATCAAATTCCTAAAG acGGGAACAAGCGTGCAGCAGCATCTGGACAACATCGCTCAAAGCAGGCAGCCCTACCTCCTTGCTCAGGGACCCATAAAAAGCAGCATTCACTCTTTCTTAATTGCCATCGACAAGCATGCACTTCCCTGCCAAGCCACCACCTCAGTCGGAGCCCTGGATGAGCTCTTCAAGGCCCACTATGTGTTTGGTACATCTTACAGTCCTGTCTTGAGCAACTTTTTCACTTTTCTGCAAACTTCCATTTTCAACATTGACGTGGGGAAAACTAAGGAAACGCCAAGAATTGCAGAGTTGCGAGCAAGAATGGTGCGTTAG